In Oncorhynchus gorbuscha isolate QuinsamMale2020 ecotype Even-year linkage group LG03, OgorEven_v1.0, whole genome shotgun sequence, the DNA window aagcttgtctgtcctctgttgcaacactcactaccaagttccaaactgcctttggaagcaacgtcagcacaagaactgctcgtcgagagcttcatgaaatgtgtttccatcaccatgctcaatgccaagcttaggctggagtggtgttaagctCCCCACCatcggactctggagcagtggaaatgcattctctggagtgataaatcacacttcaccatctgacagtccaacggacgaatctgagtttggcggatgccaagaaAACACTACCTGGCCCAATGCATAGTCcctactgtaaagtttggtgtatgaggaataatggtctggggctgtttttcacggTTCGGgctgggccccttagttccagtaaatggaaatcttaacgctacagcatacaatgacattctcaatgattatgtgcttccaactttgtggcaacagtttggggaaagccctttcctgtttcattataacaatgcccccgtgcacaaatcGAGGTCCTACAGAAATGGGTTGTTGatatcgatgtggaagaacttgactggcctgcacagagccctgacctccattcacctttgggatgaattggaacgccgactgcgagccaggcctaatctcccaacatcagtgaccGATCTCATgaatactcttgtggctgaagtgaagcaagtccccgcagcaatgttccaacatctagtgtaaaaccttcccagaagagtggaggctgtttatagcagcaaaggggggaccaacttcataCTAATGGAATtaaatgtttgacgagcaggtgtccacatacttttggtcatgtagttcaTGTAAAATTGTCCCCCAAATGTCTGTATGCTTCAATAAGCTCTGCTCCAAGCCCCAAACTATCGTAACATActgatagtgagtgtagtgtacatCCTTCAGCTTTTTTACTCTGCGGCCATCAGTCCAAGTCTTGCATACTCACTTTATTAGTGTACTTGGCGATGTCAGCTGCTACGTCTGCTGATGCGGTAGGGATCTGGAAGTCCCCTGCCATGGAGGTGGAGGGGCCACTGCCTACTCCGGGAGCTGCCATAATGGCCACAGAGGCTGGGATACTGGTCACCAGGGTAACAGCCGACGTGGACGTACTGAGTGGGGGGTCTTTCTGCTGGACAGctacagtaaacaacaacaatcaAAACTAATCATTGACTTCACAGTCATGGTATTTAGGCCTGCGGTTGCACTCAAATAGTTTTTTAGCTGTCTCCCCTTTTTCTGTAGTGTGCTAATTGAATTATCAACTAATACGGTGGTGTACCTTTGACAGATTGCCTGGTCTGGTACCGCGTGCTTTGGGAAGGTTGCTCTGGCGATAATGATGATGAAGATGTTGCAGATGCCGGCGTTTGGGGCAATTTTTGTGTCTGTGGCTGGTCAGGTGATGCTGTCTGCAGCTGAGGCGTATCTGGCTGCGGATTCTGCTGCTGCCGCTGCACCTTCTGCATGTGCCACTTCTGGGAGGACGTCTGGAACTTGTTGGTGGGGTTCCACACCACTGCCCGCTGCACCACCGGGACAGTCTCCCTGGGCAGCAGAGGGCGCTGTTTCTTTACTGCTGTGGTGGCGGAGGAGGCTGTGATGGGGGCTGTTGATGTGGCACTGGCCAGGGTGGTCGGGCCAATGGTGGTGGGAGCAGCAGTAGTGAAGGGCACCATGTTTAGAGGGATGGCTAGTGGAGACTGTGATGAATCTTTCACACTGGGGGTTAAGGAAGGGGCTGTGTTGTTTTGAGATGGAGTAAGGGCACTTGACAGGGTGGGGGATTTACCTAGAATGGAAAGAAATTAATTAATAATAGCAACTATTATTTTTGTCAAATAGTGGTAGAGGATAGgactctcaccctctgtcttaTTGGTTGGTGGATCTTTGGTGGCGTGTGCATCTTTCCTAGTCCTCTTCCGGTCTCTGCCCCCCTGGTCCTCCCCGAGGTCAATCACCAGCTCCCTCTCAGAGTCGGAGTCATCCACCAGAGAGGTCTGCCTGGCCTCCTGCTTCACCTGGGGCTTCCCTCTGGGGGCTAGGGATGCAGGGACTGCTTTGGCTTTCTCTGGGGGCTCTTTGTCTGACGCTACACCCTGCTTCTCTTTTGACAAGGATTCAGAGAGGGTAGATGGTACCCCTGCATCTCCCATGGTTGCCGTTGCAGTTGCTGGCCCTGGCCCCTCTGTTTTGCCCTCCTTGTTTTGGATGGGGGGCAGGGGGTCTTTGGACCCCCTCTTGGGAGGGTCCTTCTCGCCCTTGTCATTGGCCTCAGTTTGCTGGCCCCCTTTAGGTTTCTGTTCCTCGTCGCTGGCATACTCACTGTCACTCGAATCTGATTTATCAGAGTCCTCGGAGTCGCTGTGTTCCACTCCCTTATACACGTCCTCAGAGATCTCATCTATACCTGTAAGCAGAGAGGGGAAATTGGGGTAAATGTATAACATCAAAGGTTTCAGCAGTGGTTTGCATGTTTTTTTTGATAAAGTAAAAAAAAGAAAGTTGAATTGTCCTGGTATCTTAATAAGCGGTTATTTTCTAGCGGTGTGGTTAGGTCACTCACCCAGCTGGGCCTTGCAGCTCTTGATGGTTCTGTCCAGGTTGAGCTGGAAGCGGCTCCTGATCTGTCTTTTGGGTGAGGTAAGGACTGGTGGCACcccctgctgttgctgctgctgctgcacagtCTCACTCAACTCCTTTAGGTCCATCTCGGCTTTGCTTCGGTCTGAAAGGCCAGCACAAGAATCCACAAACAATGTTATAAGCTGGTTGAAATCAGCCACGATCACTAGATCATCAAGTAGGACTGCCTCTACATGTGGTTAAGGTTTCTAGGGTTTATGGATAGTGTTTTGCTGTCATGAAGTCTTACCCAGGTCAGGTGTGCTAAATAGCTGAACTTTGATGATGATTGAGGTTTTGATGACAGGTGTGTGGCAGCTCACCCAGGTTGAGATTAAGGATGCTCCCTGTGGGTGTTGCTTTCTCCTGCTTGGGAACAAGAGTCAGGGCAGGGCCCTGGGTGTGGAATGGTTTAGGGCTGTCCTTGGCACCAGAGACAGGATCAGGTCGAGTGGAAGCCGGTGATGCTGTAGGGAGAGTTaagatatacagtatctatcaatGTCATGCTCTTCTTTGGATCTGCATTTAAGAGGTAGGTTTTATTAAAATAACTAATGGTAATTGTGCATTGAAGAACGACTCAACATGCCCTTTGTTTACAGTGCTTGTTTTAAAACAAAAACCAGAATCTAGGTTGCTGTTATAGTATACTCCATAGTCCCAGGACTCTCCAGACCATTAGAGAGGCAGTGTGCAGTACCTACCTGTGCAGTCCATGGACTCCTCCCCAGCACTGTAGTGGCTAGCAGGGGCTCTAGCCTGGCCCTTGTCTGGTGTCTCCTGCTCTCCATCAGAGCCTGTGTGACCAGAGGAGTTAGTGCTCATGGGCGAGCGGGGCATATCTGTCAGGGAGATCCTCCGGCCTGTACTCCCTCCAACCCCGCCCATGCCCCCGCCCCCTCCTGACAGCACGCTCCTGGACACGGGCATCTTGGGAGATGCAGTCATGTCGAAGTTGAACTTGATCTTTTCATGCTTCTCCGGCCGGACCGAGCCGGATGAGGGGTTGGCGGggtccagcagcatctggtacTGGTTGTCAGGGGTATAGGGCGTCCTGAAGGAGGCGTAGGTGAACACTCCAAACTTCTTCCTCATGTTCTCCACGTAGACCTCCATTTCCTGCATGGCGCTGTTGAAGATGCTCTTAGTCTTCTTCACAGAGAAGGGAATCTCCTTGGACATGAGGTAGCAGTTGTTTAAGGGGACCCACGCCCTGGAAGGTGAAGAAACATAACATAACTAAACAGCTGGCTAGagacagagtctagagacagagagttgagaaATGCAAATGCACTGATGAGTATAATTGACATAGGTAGGTACCAAAGGGGAAGTACCTGTCGTGTTGCCCAAAGAAGCGAGCATCCACCTGCCCGTCTTTGTCCCGCAGTGCTTTGGCAGGCCAGAATGGGAACCCTTTCAGCTTAGCCCACACGAGAGGGTGAGGATCACTCTGAGCAAAGTAAGCAGGAAGACTAGTTATCATACTGAGACCATTATATAGGCCGCATT includes these proteins:
- the LOC124031462 gene encoding protein kinase C-binding protein 1-like isoform X3; translation: MHPQSVAEEEVKTESDAVEGMEISTRSKVSVPGLVERVAQKRKVPSPPHSSNGHSPAETSSSPVKKKKKPGAVSSSKDQSELRHGPFYYAKQPALTTDPVDVVPQDGRNDFYCWLCHREGQVLCCELCPRVYHAKCLKLPAEPEGDWFCPECEKITVAECIETQSKAMTMLTLDQLSYLLKFALQKMKQPGTEPFQKPVSLEQHPDYAEYIFHAMDLCTLEKNTKKKMYGCTEAFLADVKWILHNCIIYNGGNHKLTATAKVIVKICEHEMNEIEVCPECYLSACQKRDNWFCEPCSDPHPLVWAKLKGFPFWPAKALRDKDGQVDARFFGQHDRAWVPLNNCYLMSKEIPFSVKKTKSIFNSAMQEMEVYVENMRKKFGVFTYASFRTPYTPDNQYQMLLDPANPSSGSVRPEKHEKIKFNFDMTASPKMPVSRSVLSGGGGGMGGVGGSTGRRISLTDMPRSPMSTNSSGHTGSDGEQETPDKGQARAPASHYSAGEESMDCTASPASTRPDPVSGAKDSPKPFHTQGPALTLVPKQEKATPTGSILNLNLDRSKAEMDLKELSETVQQQQQQQGVPPVLTSPKRQIRSRFQLNLDRTIKSCKAQLGIDEISEDVYKGVEHSDSEDSDKSDSSDSEYASDEEQKPKGGQQTEANDKGEKDPPKRGSKDPLPPIQNKEGKTEGPGPATATATMGDAGVPSTLSESLSKEKQGVASDKEPPEKAKAVPASLAPRGKPQVKQEARQTSLVDDSDSERELVIDLGEDQGGRDRKRTRKDAHATKDPPTNKTEGKSPTLSSALTPSQNNTAPSLTPSVKDSSQSPLAIPLNMVPFTTAAPTTIGPTTLASATSTAPITASSATTAVKKQRPLLPRETVPVVQRAVVWNPTNKFQTSSQKWHMQKVQRQQQNPQPDTPQLQTASPDQPQTQKLPQTPASATSSSSLSPEQPSQSTRYQTRQSVKAVQQKDPPLSTSTSAVTLVTSIPASVAIMAAPGVGSGPSTSMAGDFQIPTASADVAADIAKYTNKIVDAIKGTMTELYTELSKSTSGNTIAEIRRLRIEIEKLQWLHQQELSEMKHNLELTMAEMRQSLEQERERLMAEVKKQTEVEKQQVVDETKKKQWCANCRKEAIFYCCWNTSYCDYPCQQAHWPEHMKSCTQSATASQQEPESGSTADGSNKASGQSNSGQTSPRGTTASAPTDKDSNMEKSKDNVTVSLS
- the LOC124031462 gene encoding protein kinase C-binding protein 1-like isoform X4; translation: MHPQSVAEEEVKTESDAVEGMEISTRSKVSVPGLVERVAQKRKVPSPPHSSNGHSPAETSSSPVKKKKKPGAVSSSKDQDGRNDFYCWLCHREGQVLCCELCPRVYHAKCLKLPAEPEGDWFCPECEKITVAECIETQSKAMTMLTLDQLSYLLKFALQKMKQPGDQPRSSSHSPHAAATQRKAFNWTEPFQKPVSLEQHPDYAEYIFHAMDLCTLEKNTKKKMYGCTEAFLADVKWILHNCIIYNGGNHKLTATAKVIVKICEHEMNEIEVCPECYLSACQKRDNWFCEPCSDPHPLVWAKLKGFPFWPAKALRDKDGQVDARFFGQHDRAWVPLNNCYLMSKEIPFSVKKTKSIFNSAMQEMEVYVENMRKKFGVFTYASFRTPYTPDNQYQMLLDPANPSSGSVRPEKHEKIKFNFDMTASPKMPVSRSVLSGGGGGMGGVGGSTGRRISLTDMPRSPMSTNSSGHTGSDGEQETPDKGQARAPASHYSAGEESMDCTASPASTRPDPVSGAKDSPKPFHTQGPALTLVPKQEKATPTGSILNLNLDRSKAEMDLKELSETVQQQQQQQGVPPVLTSPKRQIRSRFQLNLDRTIKSCKAQLGIDEISEDVYKGVEHSDSEDSDKSDSSDSEYASDEEQKPKGGQQTEANDKGEKDPPKRGSKDPLPPIQNKEGKTEGPGPATATATMGDAGVPSTLSESLSKEKQGVASDKEPPEKAKAVPASLAPRGKPQVKQEARQTSLVDDSDSERELVIDLGEDQGGRDRKRTRKDAHATKDPPTNKTEGKSPTLSSALTPSQNNTAPSLTPSVKDSSQSPLAIPLNMVPFTTAAPTTIGPTTLASATSTAPITASSATTAVKKQRPLLPRETVPVVQRAVVWNPTNKFQTSSQKWHMQKVQRQQQNPQPDTPQLQTASPDQPQTQKLPQTPASATSSSSLSPEQPSQSTRYQTRQSVKAVQQKDPPLSTSTSAVTLVTSIPASVAIMAAPGVGSGPSTSMAGDFQIPTASADVAADIAKYTNKIVDAIKGTMTELYTELSKSTSGNTIAEIRRLRIEIEKLQWLHQQELSEMKHNLELTMAEMRQSLEQERERLMAEVKKQTEVEKQQVVDETKKKQWCANCRKEAIFYCCWNTSYCDYPCQQAHWPEHMKSCTQSATASQQEPESGSTADGSNKASGQSNSGQTSPRGTTASAPTDKDSNMEKSKDNVTVSLS
- the LOC124031462 gene encoding protein kinase C-binding protein 1-like isoform X5; this translates as MHPQSVAEEEVKTESDAVEGMEISTRSKVSVPGLVERVAQKRKVPSPPHSSNGHSPAETSSSPVKKKKKPGAVSSSKDQDGRNDFYCWLCHREGQVLCCELCPRVYHAKCLKLPAEPEGDWFCPECEKITVAECIETQSKAMTMLTLDQLSYLLKFALQKMKQPGTEPFQKPVSLEQHPDYAEYIFHAMDLCTLEKNTKKKMYGCTEAFLADVKWILHNCIIYNGGNHKLTATAKVIVKICEHEMNEIEVCPECYLSACQKRDNWFCEPCSDPHPLVWAKLKGFPFWPAKALRDKDGQVDARFFGQHDRAWVPLNNCYLMSKEIPFSVKKTKSIFNSAMQEMEVYVENMRKKFGVFTYASFRTPYTPDNQYQMLLDPANPSSGSVRPEKHEKIKFNFDMTASPKMPVSRSVLSGGGGGMGGVGGSTGRRISLTDMPRSPMSTNSSGHTGSDGEQETPDKGQARAPASHYSAGEESMDCTASPASTRPDPVSGAKDSPKPFHTQGPALTLVPKQEKATPTGSILNLNLDRSKAEMDLKELSETVQQQQQQQGVPPVLTSPKRQIRSRFQLNLDRTIKSCKAQLGIDEISEDVYKGVEHSDSEDSDKSDSSDSEYASDEEQKPKGGQQTEANDKGEKDPPKRGSKDPLPPIQNKEGKTEGPGPATATATMGDAGVPSTLSESLSKEKQGVASDKEPPEKAKAVPASLAPRGKPQVKQEARQTSLVDDSDSERELVIDLGEDQGGRDRKRTRKDAHATKDPPTNKTEGKSPTLSSALTPSQNNTAPSLTPSVKDSSQSPLAIPLNMVPFTTAAPTTIGPTTLASATSTAPITASSATTAVKKQRPLLPRETVPVVQRAVVWNPTNKFQTSSQKWHMQKVQRQQQNPQPDTPQLQTASPDQPQTQKLPQTPASATSSSSLSPEQPSQSTRYQTRQSVKAVQQKDPPLSTSTSAVTLVTSIPASVAIMAAPGVGSGPSTSMAGDFQIPTASADVAADIAKYTNKIVDAIKGTMTELYTELSKSTSGNTIAEIRRLRIEIEKLQWLHQQELSEMKHNLELTMAEMRQSLEQERERLMAEVKKQTEVEKQQVVDETKKKQWCANCRKEAIFYCCWNTSYCDYPCQQAHWPEHMKSCTQSATASQQEPESGSTADGSNKASGQSNSGQTSPRGTTASAPTDKDSNMEKSKDNVTVSLS
- the LOC124031462 gene encoding protein kinase C-binding protein 1-like isoform X1; amino-acid sequence: MHPQSVAEEEVKTESDAVEGMEISTRSKVSVPGLVERVAQKRKVPSPPHSSNGHSPAETSSSPVKKKKKPGAVSSSKDQSELRHGPFYYAKQPALTTDPVDVVPQDGRNDFYCWLCHREGQVLCCELCPRVYHAKCLKLPAEPEGDWFCPECEKITVAECIETQSKAMTMLTLDQLSYLLKFALQKMKQPGDQPRSSSHSPHAAATQRKAFNWTEPFQKPVSLEQHPDYAEYIFHAMDLCTLEKNTKKKMYGCTEAFLADVKWILHNCIIYNGGNHKLTATAKVIVKICEHEMNEIEVCPECYLSACQKRDNWFCEPCSDPHPLVWAKLKGFPFWPAKALRDKDGQVDARFFGQHDRAWVPLNNCYLMSKEIPFSVKKTKSIFNSAMQEMEVYVENMRKKFGVFTYASFRTPYTPDNQYQMLLDPANPSSGSVRPEKHEKIKFNFDMTASPKMPVSRSVLSGGGGGMGGVGGSTGRRISLTDMPRSPMSTNSSGHTGSDGEQETPDKGQARAPASHYSAGEESMDCTASPASTRPDPVSGAKDSPKPFHTQGPALTLVPKQEKATPTGSILNLNLDRSKAEMDLKELSETVQQQQQQQGVPPVLTSPKRQIRSRFQLNLDRTIKSCKAQLGIDEISEDVYKGVEHSDSEDSDKSDSSDSEYASDEEQKPKGGQQTEANDKGEKDPPKRGSKDPLPPIQNKEGKTEGPGPATATATMGDAGVPSTLSESLSKEKQGVASDKEPPEKAKAVPASLAPRGKPQVKQEARQTSLVDDSDSERELVIDLGEDQGGRDRKRTRKDAHATKDPPTNKTEGKSPTLSSALTPSQNNTAPSLTPSVKDSSQSPLAIPLNMVPFTTAAPTTIGPTTLASATSTAPITASSATTAVKKQRPLLPRETVPVVQRAVVWNPTNKFQTSSQKWHMQKVQRQQQNPQPDTPQLQTASPDQPQTQKLPQTPASATSSSSLSPEQPSQSTRYQTRQSVKAVQQKDPPLSTSTSAVTLVTSIPASVAIMAAPGVGSGPSTSMAGDFQIPTASADVAADIAKYTNKIVDAIKGTMTELYTELSKSTSGNTIAEIRRLRIEIEKLQWLHQQELSEMKHNLELTMAEMRQSLEQERERLMAEVKKQTEVEKQQVVDETKKKQWCANCRKEAIFYCCWNTSYCDYPCQQAHWPEHMKSCTQSATASQQEPESGSTADGSNKASGQSNSGQTSPRGTTASAPTDKDSNMEKSKDNVTVSLS
- the LOC124031462 gene encoding protein kinase C-binding protein 1-like isoform X2, translated to MEISTRSKVSVPGLVERVAQKRKVPSPPHSSNGHSPAETSSSPVKKKKKPGAVSSSKDQSELRHGPFYYAKQPALTTDPVDVVPQDGRNDFYCWLCHREGQVLCCELCPRVYHAKCLKLPAEPEGDWFCPECEKITVAECIETQSKAMTMLTLDQLSYLLKFALQKMKQPGDQPRSSSHSPHAAATQRKAFNWTEPFQKPVSLEQHPDYAEYIFHAMDLCTLEKNTKKKMYGCTEAFLADVKWILHNCIIYNGGNHKLTATAKVIVKICEHEMNEIEVCPECYLSACQKRDNWFCEPCSDPHPLVWAKLKGFPFWPAKALRDKDGQVDARFFGQHDRAWVPLNNCYLMSKEIPFSVKKTKSIFNSAMQEMEVYVENMRKKFGVFTYASFRTPYTPDNQYQMLLDPANPSSGSVRPEKHEKIKFNFDMTASPKMPVSRSVLSGGGGGMGGVGGSTGRRISLTDMPRSPMSTNSSGHTGSDGEQETPDKGQARAPASHYSAGEESMDCTASPASTRPDPVSGAKDSPKPFHTQGPALTLVPKQEKATPTGSILNLNLDRSKAEMDLKELSETVQQQQQQQGVPPVLTSPKRQIRSRFQLNLDRTIKSCKAQLGIDEISEDVYKGVEHSDSEDSDKSDSSDSEYASDEEQKPKGGQQTEANDKGEKDPPKRGSKDPLPPIQNKEGKTEGPGPATATATMGDAGVPSTLSESLSKEKQGVASDKEPPEKAKAVPASLAPRGKPQVKQEARQTSLVDDSDSERELVIDLGEDQGGRDRKRTRKDAHATKDPPTNKTEGKSPTLSSALTPSQNNTAPSLTPSVKDSSQSPLAIPLNMVPFTTAAPTTIGPTTLASATSTAPITASSATTAVKKQRPLLPRETVPVVQRAVVWNPTNKFQTSSQKWHMQKVQRQQQNPQPDTPQLQTASPDQPQTQKLPQTPASATSSSSLSPEQPSQSTRYQTRQSVKAVQQKDPPLSTSTSAVTLVTSIPASVAIMAAPGVGSGPSTSMAGDFQIPTASADVAADIAKYTNKIVDAIKGTMTELYTELSKSTSGNTIAEIRRLRIEIEKLQWLHQQELSEMKHNLELTMAEMRQSLEQERERLMAEVKKQTEVEKQQVVDETKKKQWCANCRKEAIFYCCWNTSYCDYPCQQAHWPEHMKSCTQSATASQQEPESGSTADGSNKASGQSNSGQTSPRGTTASAPTDKDSNMEKSKDNVTVSLS